Proteins encoded in a region of the Pelotomaculum isophthalicicum JI genome:
- a CDS encoding ExeA family protein — FKFIYVPNPVMVIREMYRDLLRELQIDPPWATSESRRRLRETFCNLRQEGQIPVLVIDEAHCLSPSVLEELRMLTNFEMDAYPVFSLILSGHPELSRILARRGNEALAQRLTLRYHLIGLDREETKAYVAHHTKLAGAARPVFTEDAIAQLFQFSQGIPRRINALALRGLEIAYLQGVQTVDGNIMELATSETIY; from the coding sequence TTCAAGTTCATTTACGTACCTAACCCGGTGATGGTGATAAGGGAAATGTACCGCGACCTTCTAAGAGAACTTCAGATCGATCCGCCGTGGGCCACCAGTGAATCCAGGCGACGGCTGCGCGAAACTTTCTGCAACTTGCGCCAGGAAGGGCAAATACCGGTTCTGGTGATTGATGAAGCCCACTGTCTTTCGCCTTCGGTCCTTGAAGAACTAAGAATGTTGACCAACTTCGAGATGGATGCGTATCCGGTTTTCTCTCTCATTCTGTCGGGACATCCTGAACTTTCCCGCATTCTGGCCCGTAGGGGCAATGAAGCTTTAGCCCAAAGGCTCACTCTGCGCTACCACCTGATCGGGTTGGACAGGGAAGAGACTAAGGCCTATGTGGCCCACCACACAAAACTGGCCGGCGCTGCGCGACCGGTATTTACCGAAGACGCCATCGCCCAGCTATTCCAGTTTTCCCAGGGAATCCCCAGGCGGATTAACGCGCTGGCGCTGCGAGGTTTGGAAATAGCATATCTTCAGGGG